From a single Artemia franciscana chromosome 9, ASM3288406v1, whole genome shotgun sequence genomic region:
- the LOC136030770 gene encoding cullin-2-like, with protein MDTMSLAPKEYDIDKEFDEVWRIINDILTEDYSGYHELFNKTVKFIDNDYTIHKFMEKFEHRIENHVKLLNTKISAADDLLYKYSICCASFYKGMHWVDVGCDIINRTNDMSNDMSFKNDKPKLRDIGIKAWVKLVMESRKPSLTEEIMKSINNFRNECNINYDKEWKILQQTINSFLGVMTKPVRKHDTVDDKENENERKKTYSELCSDFRNDYVANANIYYKNFVKKTKSVHRPELYLEEISRCYEMEKKILDSLFIQEEEVFRYFFKFEKNEKEKKEEKIKNEEVIKKEKEEKEEKIKKEENEEKEEMKRLSTIILEEVIKELKQTMVDENIGYFREGLAILTKKEDETVLSKVYDTLKLFKEETLTELAKIVEKHITDIGIKSLEKIDRDNHDNPIDFVNEALSIYSKYSNMIYVCFKDNHYFIKARDKAICSFLNAKHNNRGISMSAQYLAKYYDKILKEKGNDDKLDITLFRYLDDKDLFERYYAKYLAKRLISGSSHNSDKEEKMISKFKENCGYEYCRKFQQIYKDKSISDDLNSKFVEHLKVKDKEFHYKFVPHIASQGSWPFSIISTPGFILPITLEESLSEFEGFYNALFQGKKLTWVYDMSTVDVQLTYTKKYYIATMSVFQSAILMQFESTEELTYSQLLGATNLKDNQLLRNLNGLIEQKILICNASHLHPETPIRLNLMFENKKAKFKVPLPQPPRTPAKENEDKVFLDKERMFYLEAVIVRIMKAKKSMTRNALVEETINQARSRFCPGVKLINKAIQRLLEKEYIEGPEKNSNTFKYVA; from the coding sequence ATGGATACAATGTCACTTGCGCCAAAAGAATATGATATTGACAAGGAGTTTGACGAAGTCTGGAGGATTATAAATGATATTTTAACAGAGGATTATtctggttaccacgaactatttaaTAAAACTGTAAAATTCATTGACAATGATTATACGATTCATAAATTTATGGAAAAATTCGAACATAGAATTGAAAATCATGTTAAACTGTTAAACACAAAGATATCAGCAGCTGATGATTTACTGTACAAATATTCTATATGCTGTGCTAGTTTTTATAAAGGTATGCATTGGGTTGACGTAGGTTGTGACATAATAAATAGAACAAATGACATGTCAAATGACATGTCATTTAAAAATGACAAGCCAAAGTTGAGAGATATCGGGATAAAGGCATGGGTGAAGCTTGTGATGGAAAGCCGAAAGCCGTCTCTGACTGAAGAAATTATGAAAAGCATAAATAATTTCCGGAATGAGTGTAATATCAATTATGACAAGGAGTGGAAGATATTGCAACAAACAATCAATTCATTCCTTGGAGTTATGACTAAGCCTGTGCGAAAACATGATACTGTTGATGATAAGGAAAATGAGAATGAGAGGAAAAAGACTTATTCAGAGCTCTGCTCCGATTTTAGAAACGACTATGTAGCCAATGCAAACATATACTATAAGAATTTCGTAAAAAAGACTAAAAGTGTACATAGACCTGAACTGTACCTGGAAGAGATTTCCAGATGTTACgagatggaaaaaaaaatcctcgatTCTCTTTTCATCCAAGAAGAAGAGGtcttcagatattttttcaaatttgaaaaaaatgaaaaggagaaaaaggaggaaaagaTCAAAAACGAGGAAGtgatcaaaaaagaaaaagaggaaaaagaggAGAAGatcaaaaaagaggaaaatgagGAAAAAGAGGAAATGAAAAGGTTGTCGACCATTATTCTTGAAGAAGTTATCAAAGAATTAAAGCAGACCATGGTTGATGAAAATATAGGATACTTCAGAGAGGGACTGGCCATCTTGACGAAAAAGGAGGACGAAACTGTCTTAAGTAAAGTTTATGACACATTAAAGTTGTTTAAAGAAGAGACACTTACTGAACTTGCAAAAATAGTGGAAAAACACATTACGGACATTGGAATCAAGAGTCTTGAAAAAATTGATAGAGACAATCATGACAATCCTATCGACTTTGTCAATGAAGCCCTTTCTATATATTCAAAATACTCTAACATGATTTATGTCTGCTTTAAGGataatcattattttattaaagCTCGGGACAAAGCTATTTGCTCGTTTTTGAATGCTAAGCACAATAACAGAGGTATTTCAATGTCAGCCCAGTATTTAGCAAAATATTATGATAAGATATTGAAAGAGAAAGGAAATGATGACAAGCTGGATATAACTCTTTTCAGATATCTTGACGATAAGGATTTATTTGAGAGATATTATGCCAAATACTTAGCAAAAAGATTGATTAGTGGATCGTCACATAATAGTGATAAGGAAGAGAAAATGATaagtaaatttaaagaaaattgtggCTATGAATATTGTCGTAAATTCCAACAAATCTATAAAGATAAGAGTATTTCAGATGACCTCAATAGTAAATTCGTCGAACATCTTAAAGTAAAAGATAAGGAGTTCCATTATAAGTTTGTACCTCATATTGCGTCACAGGGCAGCTGGCCATTTTCTATAATATCAACTCCTGGTTTTATTTTACCAATTACGTTGGAAGAGTCTTTATCTGAATTTGAAGGATTTTACAATGCTCTTTtccaaggaaaaaaattaacctgGGTCTATGATATGTCTACAGTCGATGTACAACTTACTTATACAAAGAAGTACTACATAGCAACTATGTCAGTATTTCAGAGTGCAATTTTGATGCAGTTTGAGTCCACAGAAGAACTCACTTACAGTCAATTGCTTGGTGCAACAAATCTGAAGGATAATCAGCTTCTTAGAAATCTTAATGGTCTTattgaacagaaaatattaatttgcaATGCAAGCCATCTGCATCCTGAAACCCCAATTCGTTTGAACTTGatgtttgaaaataagaaagCTAAATTCAAAGTGCCTTTACCTCAACCACCAAGAACTCCTGCTAAAGAAAATGAAGACAAAGTATTTCTGGATAAAGAGAGGATGTTTTACTTAGAGGCAGTAATAGTGAGAATAATGAAAGCAAAAAAGAGTATGACGCGCAATGCTTTAGTCGAAGAAACGATTAATCAAGCTCGAAGTAGGTTCTGTCCAGGCGTTAAATTAATCAACAAGGCTATACAACGTCTCcttgaaaaagaatatatagaAGGTCCTGAAAAGAATTCAAATACGTTTAAATATGTAGCTTAA